Below is a genomic region from Chloroflexi bacterium ADurb.Bin180.
CCGGAGGGGTCGATGACCTCCAACTCGCTTTGGTCGCAGAGCTCGTCGGCCACCACCAGACCCATAGCGCGCAGCTCGTCTTTCAAGTACTCTTCCCCCACCACGTAGTAGCGCAGGTTCGGAAAGTGGCGCGCCAGGTGGCGGCCCAGCACCACCGCGGAGGTAATCACCTGCTCGGGAGGGGTAGGGATACCCAGGCCGGTGAGCTTGGCGGCATAGTCCGCCGCTCCGGCCAGGGGCTTGTTGGTCACAAAGGCCGTTCGGACTCGGTTGGCACGCAGCCAGGCGACGCTCTTCACTGCCCCTGGCAGTGCCCTGTCGCCGAGGTAGATGGTACCGTCGAGGTCAAAGACTACGCCATTTAGACCCGCTCGCAGATTCGCGACCATCTCCCTGCCCTCTCTGCCGACTCGCGCGCCGCCCCGGCGAGCCGAGTATACCGGTAACCGCCGCTTGCGGAAAACACGCAGTGTCGTGAGCACTAGGCTCCTGCGGCAAGAGCCGGACGTAGTACCGGCGTGCTGACAAGGGCTGACAGCCCGGGTCGACCGAGTTTGGCCTTTCCCCACTGCCGTGCTACGATGGTATCATCCATCATCCGACGGCCGAGCTTGCCGGCGCAGACAGCGGCCAGTATCCGCATCGGCCGAGGAGCCAGCGCGGTGGCGGAAATGGCCAAACGCCAGCCAATGGAACTTTGCCCAGCCAGGGGCCATTTGCCGAGGAGGCTGCAGTGATGCTCCCCTATCGCTCTACTAGCCAACTGCTCGCTGGAATCCCGGGCATGCTGGGCGTGCTCGTCAGGCGCATTTGGTATCGGGCGGCCCTGCAGGCTTGCGGGTCCCGGTTGTTCGTGGACTGGGGGGCAGTGCTACGCTCTCCCAGGTCAGTCATTGGCGACGATGTGTACGTCGGCATCCGTTCCTGGATCGGGGAGGTGAGCATCGGCTCCAAGGTGATGCTCTCTGGCCCGTGCATCGTGACTTCTGGCAGTCACACCCACGGCATTTCTCGCGACCGCCCTATGTCCGAACAGCCGGTGACGCTGGCTACGGTACACATTGGTGATGACGTCTGGGTTGGGGCGGGGGCGATAATCATGGCGGACCTGGCGACGGGCACCGTGGTTGGTGCCGGGTCAGTAGTCACCAAGGCGACTGAGCCATACTCCATCGTCGTTGGCAATCCGGCGAGGAAGATTCGCGATAGAGAGTGACCGGGGAGCTGCTGAGACCGAGCCTCCCGCGCACACAGCAGCTCGGCATTGGCAGACAGTGACCTGGACCCACATCAGACGCCGGGGGCGTGCGGCCGTAATGGGTGGAGCCCGCGGCGGGGGCTGTCACTTGGGTGCCGGCCTATCCCGGGGACGATGGCACCGGACTAGGAGAACGGGCCAGTCATCGCGGTCAAACCCAGACCGGACCGCCCCCCACGGTGTGGGGCCCAATACGGTTCCAGATCCTCTGCCCAGTACCTGTCTCCGCCATGCACCGCCCTCTGGGGCCACGTGAACCCCATTACCGCCTCATGACGACCGGTAGGTACACCCGCAGTACAGGCTGCCCTGCCACCCTCACGCCCACATCATACGTGAATGCGCATCCCCCGATGTTCGGGTTGAGTTGTGCCACTTTGAGGAAGTATGTGCCCGTCTCAGGACATATCCACTGGAGCCGTGAGGCAGGCGGCGCGTAGGGGTCATCGTCGTTTGTGGCCAACACACTTGTGCCGTCCGAATCGTAGAGCGTGAGCACCGTATCGTTCAGCGTTCCTCCACCAAGGTTGGCTGTCCACGCCTCGTATCGGTTGTCCTTCATCGCTACGAACTTTACGAAATCGACATCCCCCGCTACGTGAAAGTTGTGACTCTGCACAATCCCGTCCGTCGTGATTAGCTTCGCGGCATACCAGACATCGTCGGGCTCATATGCGTCCGCACACGATGTCGCCGTTGGGGTTGCCGCTGGGATGAACGTCTCCGTGGAAGTGGGCGTAGCAGAAGGTGTTCTCGTCAGTGCTCGAGTCCCGGTTGGCGTGGGTGTTGGCGTTGCAGTGCGCGTCGCAGTATGGGTTGCCGTGGGGGTTACGGTTGGTGTGCTCGTCGCGGTGTTGGTCGCGGTGGGAGTTGCGGTGTTGAGAGCGTCATTCACCCAACGCTGACCGTAGATGTCCCAGCTCTGACTGCGAAAGTCCTGCCATACGACCAGAAAGTCGCCGTCCCAAGAGTGTTGCACCAGGGCTGGGTTTGTCTGTACGTCCGGCGCTGCCGAAATCGCGTACCGCTCGCCCACTGGCGCGCCTGTAGCGGAGATCCGGTGGCGATACAGGTCCGCTGTGTCATAGTGCATCCAGATGCCCAGGAACTCGCCGCTATGGCGGTCATAGTCTAGAGCAACGCGGTCATACTCCCCACCGCTGGCAAGAGTTCTGCGGCTGCCCACCGGGTTTACCACCCCATCTAACAACTGGGCATAGACCGCGCTTGTGGGTGAATCCTGTGACCAAATCACCAGATAGTGGTTGGTGGCCTGGTTGTACGCCAAATCGTAGTAGAGACTGCCCGTGGTGGCGCCTGACACGGCCCGGCTCCCGCTGATAGGGACGCCTTCGTGGTTGAGTCGTTGGGCAAACACCAAACCGTCATAGTGATCATGCCATACCACCAGGAAATCTCCCTGATCCCAACCATAGACCATTCGTGGCCAGGTGCAGTCATGGCTGGTCATACCGCTGACCAGTATGTTGTTTCCTACCCAGACGCCGGCACC
It encodes:
- a CDS encoding putative acetyltransferase, whose amino-acid sequence is MLPYRSTSQLLAGIPGMLGVLVRRIWYRAALQACGSRLFVDWGAVLRSPRSVIGDDVYVGIRSWIGEVSIGSKVMLSGPCIVTSGSHTHGISRDRPMSEQPVTLATVHIGDDVWVGAGAIIMADLATGTVVGAGSVVTKATEPYSIVVGNPARKIRDRE